One Trichormus variabilis 0441 genomic window, TAGCCCCGATGGGCAAACCATTGCTTCGGCTGGTGCAGACAATACCGTAAAACTCTGGAGTCGTAACGGTACTTTGCTGAAAACTCTAGAGGGACATAATGAAGCTGTTTGGCAAGTAATTTTCTCCCCCGATGGACAGTTAATTGCTACCGCCAGCGCTGATAAAACTATTACCCTTTGGTCGCGTGATGGCAATATCTTAGGAACTTTTGCTGGACATAACCATGAAGTCAATAGTCTCAGTTTTAGTCCCGATGGCAATACATTAGCCTCAGGTAGTGATGATAATACTGTCAGACTGTGGACTGTGAACAGAACACTACCCAAAACCTTTTATGGACATAAAGGCAGCGTCAGTTACGTCAAATTTAGCAATGATGGTCAGAAAATTACCTCACTCAGCACCGACAGCACCATGAAAATCTGGAGTCTGGATGGGAAATTACTGCAAACCTTATCGTCTCCTCTACCTGATGTCACCAGTGTCAGTTTCACCCCAGACAATAACATCGTTGCCTTAGCTAGTCCTGACCATACTATCCACCTTTACAATCGGGATGGCATTTTACTCCGTAGCTTACCAGGTCACAACCATTGGATAACGAGCTTAAGTTTCAGTCCTGACAATCAAATATTAGCTTCTGGTAGTGCTGATAAAACCATCAAACTTTGGAGTGTAAACGGTCGCTTGTTGAAAACTCTCTCAGGGCATAATGGTTGGGTGACAGATATTAAATTTAGCGCTGATGGAAAAAATATTGTCTCTGCTAGTGCTGACAAAACCATCAAAATTTGGAGCTTAGATGGTAAGCTAATCAGGACTTTACAAGGTCATAGTGCTAGTGTGTGGAGTGTCAACTTTTCACCCGATGGTCAAACTCTCGCTTCAACTAGTCAAGATGAAACTATCAAACTCTGGAATTTAGATGGCGAATTAATCTACACCCTCCGGGGTCATGGTGATGTAGTTTACAACTTAAGTTTTTCACCTGATAGTAAAACAATAGCCTCAGCTAGTGACGACGGCACAATTAAGCTATGGAATGTCACTCATGGCACATTACTAAAAACCTTCCAAGGACATCGCGGCGGTGTCAGGAGTGTAAGTTTTAGTCCCGACGGTAAAATTTTGGCATCCGGTGGACATGATACTACAATCAAAGTCTGGAACCTGGAGGGGATAGAACTACAAACCCTCAATCTAGATGAGTTGTTAAACCGTGCTTGCGATCGCCTGCATAATTATCTCACAACCAACCCTAATATAACTACAGAAGAGTATCAGCTTTGTTTTGGAGATTAGGAAGCAGAGGAGTAGGGAGCAGGGAGCAGGGGAAGCAGGGGAAGCAAAGAAGAATAACTATGGACTGTTGACTATTGACTATTGACCAATGACCAATTAAAAATATGCCTCGTGCTGTTGCTACTAGTAGTTTAAATCAAAGCAAAAAAGCGGTTGTCTCGAAATTGTGGTTGCTGCTGGTAGGAGTTAATCAATACCATGATAAGCAACTACCCTCTTTGCGTTATTCAGCAGTTGATTGTCAGGTATTAGCAGAAGCTTTAATTTGTGCAACTCAAGAGCAATTTTCACAACAAGAAGTTAATATTTTTCATGATTTCGCTGCGGAATTACCAATCTTATCGCATATTCGTCATAGCTTACAACAAATCACTGCATCGGCTCAACATACAGACACTATCTTATTCTATTTTTCCGGTCATGGAATGCTGCAAGCAAATACACAGCAAGCATATTTATGTTTGGCAGATACACAAAATGATGACTTAGAAAATACAGGTTTAAGCGTTCAAGAATTATTGCAATATCTAAGTAATAGTGGTGTCCAGAATCAATTAATTTGGCTTGATGCTTGCCATAGTGGCGGCATGACACTACGTAGCTTGAATTCTACACCCCATTTATTAGATATCTTACAACAAAGAGCAGCCAAAATTAAAGGCTTCTATGCTTTGCTTTCTTGCGATACAGACCAGCAATCATGGGAGTTTCCCGAACTGGGTCATGGGGTATTTACATATTATTTGATGCGGGGTTTGCGTGGTAATGCGGCTGATAATCAAGGGATAATTTCGGCTGATGGTTTATATCGTTATGTTTATTACCAAACACTACAATATATAGATAAAATAAATCAACAATTAAGGTTGATTAATCAACAGAAGCGAGGCAAAGGAGATACCGAACTTTATAGTGAATATCCTCTACAAACACCAAAGCGAATTGTCGAAGGAATTGGGGAAATAATTATTGGGAGAATGCAGGCGATCGCTGAATTAATTCCCCCAAGAAAAGCCTTAGTCATTGAGGGGATTATCGGTTCACAAACAGCATTAGATTTTAGTAAAGTCTTGGGTCAAGCCGGAACATTTGAGTTAGAATATCTAACTCATTCTGCAACAACAACTGCCCAAAATATCCGTGAAACTATTAAAGATTTTCTACGTTCTCAAAATCAACTAAAGCAATACACATCCGAAGCACCAGCTACCGTCCTGTTATATCTGCGTGGACGACTAGAAGAAACCCCTACAGGAGAAGCTGCATTAGTTTTATTCCATGATATTTGGTTAAGTCGTTCTTGGTTAAGGCAACAATTACGCCGTTCTTGTGTTACCCAACAAATCATTATCCTAGATTGTCCAGTCAGAACCCACAGTCTATCTCTGCAAGATTGGGTAGAAGACTTACAACTTAGCTCAGATACAGGACAATGTATCATTGCTGCGGCTTGTCCCCAAAATAACCCAGAAATCTTTGCCCAAGCACTCATCGCCACTTTAAAAACTGCTTCTGCACCCGTTGGTTTATCAGTAGCCGCCTGGATAAACCAATTACAAATCCATCTAGCAGCACAAACACCAATTAACCCTTCTATCCCACTGCATATATGGCTGTCGGGTACGCAAGGTGTAATGGAAATCATCCCATCAAGCAATAGCGCCTACAACAATCAAAAACCAACCATCTTAGATTTAAAAATTTGCCCCTATCGCGGTTTAAGAGCCTTTAGCGAAGAAGATGCTCAATATTTCTATGGTAGAGAATCTCTAACTCAACAGTTAATTTCCCAACTAGCTCACAAATCATTCTTAGCCGTCGTCGGTGCATCCGGTAGCGGTAAATCTTCCGTCGTTCAAGCAGGGTTAATTGCTCAACTCCGCCCCGGAAAACAATTACCCGGTAGTGATTCCTGGCTAATTAAAACCATCCGTCCTGGCGTAAGACCCTTAGAAGCCTTAGCACGGCGCTTGGGAGAAGTGAAAGCAGGGGGAGTAGAGGAGCAGCACTCGCCGGGAGAAAAAATTTACCTAGTCCCCCAGTCCCCCCTTCGGGGTTCGCCAGTCGCTTATGGGGGAAACCCCCAAGACCGCGCTGGCTCACCAGTCCCCAATCCCCAGTCCCCAATCCTCCACCTAGAAGCCATGCTCTACCAGGGTGTAGAAGGCTTTGTCTACTGGTTACGTAGCCGACCAGAACCGATGGTGGTGTTAGTGGTTGACCAATTTGAGGAATTATTTACCCTTGCACCCAGTGAAGACAGACAGCGATTTTTAGAACTGCTACTGGGGGCAGTGGAATATGCCTCTGATAAGTTTAAAGTAGTGATAACTGTGCGAGCAGATTTTATCAGCGCCTGCTTGGAAGTACCAGCACTAGCTCACTTATTGCAGCAATCCAATATATTAGTTCCCCCCAACTTGAGTGATGACGACTATCGCCGTGTCATCGTTGAACCAGCCGAACAAGTGGGTTTAAAAGTAGAAGCAGGGTTAGTAGAAGTTCTTTTACGGGAGTTAAACCACTCAGCTGGCGATTTACCACTATTAGAGTTTGTCTTAGAACAATTGTGGGAACATCGCCAAGCTGGTGAGTTAACTTTGTCAGCCTATCAACAGCAAATCGGTGGTATCAAAGGCGCGTTAGAACGCAAAGCCCAGGAAGTTTACGAAAGCTTAGACTCACAAGCCCAAGAATGCGCTCGGTGGATTTTTCTCTCACTCACACAGTTAGGCGAAGGAACAGAAGACACCAGACGCAGGGTGTTGAAATCTGAGTTGGTAGTCAAGAAATATGCTGATGACTTAATTGAACGCACCCTCTTAGCGTTAACATCTGCGAAGTTGGTAGTAGTGAATTTAGAAGAAGAAAGCAAGGTAGAAGCAGGACAAAGTAGAACTTCCTCATCTCTCTCTACTCCTTATTACCCTTTATCTCTAGAGGGAACCCCACCTTCCCCAATCACAATAGAAGTCGCCCACGAAATCCTTATCCGCCACTGGTCAACCTTGCGCTGGTGGTTGGAGGAAAATCGTAGTAGACTGCGATCGCAGCGTCAAATTGAACAAGCTGCGGCATTGTGGAAACATCATCACGCCCAACCAGATTTTTTATTACAGGGTATCCGCCTAGCGGAAGCCGAAGAAATTTACATCAAATACACCGATGAATTATCTCAAGATGTCCAGAATTTCATCGCCGCTTGTTTAGCCGCCAGACAACAACAACAATTAGAACAAAAAAAGCGACTCCGCCAAGCCCAAAGGGCTGTAGCTATCATCAGTATTTTAGGTATCGCCGCTACTAGTTTTGGTGGTTTCGCGTATGTGCAGAAACGCGCCGCCCAGTTGCGGGAAATAGCCGCTTTAAATGCTTCATCGGAGGCGCTGCTATTATCGAATCAACAGTTAGAAGCTATTATTGCTAGTGTGAAAGCAGGAAAAGAACTAAAACAAGTTTTTGCACCAGAAAAAGATGTACAAATAGCCACAGTTGCCACTTTTCAACAAGCCATTGCCAACACTCAAGAAATTAACCGCTTGCAAAGTCACGCTCAACAAGTCAACGCCGTGAGTTTTAGTCCAGACGGCAAAGTTTTAGCATCTGCTAGTGACGACAGGACGGTAAAACTCTGGGATATACATGGTCAATTAATCACGACTATCGCAGCATCCCAAAAAAGAGTAACAGCGATCGCTGTTAGCCGAAATGGTAAATATTTTGCTATTGCTAACGCCGATTATACCATTAAACTTTATGCCTTTGACACTTCATGTCTAACCTTAAAAAGTCTACAAAAATGTATACAATTAATCAAAACTTTCCCTGGACACACAAATATTGTTACCGATGTAGTCTTCAGTCCAGATAGTAAAACTATCGCTTCTAGTAGCTTAGATAAAACTATAAAAATATGGCGCTTTGATGGCAGCATCATTAATACATGGAACGCTCATAATAGCTGGGTAAACTCTATTGATTTTCGCCCCGATGGTAAAATAATAGTTTCCGGTGGCGAAGATAATTTAGTCCAACTCTGGCAAGTAACAAACGGTCAGTTAATAAAAACTCTGGCAGGACATAAGGAACGTATTACCAGTGTTAAATTTAGTCCTGATAGTAAAATTCTTGCTTCAGCCAGTGGCGACAAAACTATCAAATTCTGGCATACAGAAGGTAAATTTTTAAAAACGATAGCAGCACACAATCAACAAGTTAACAGCATTAACTTTAGTTCTGATAGTAAAATTCTAGTTTCGGCTGGTGCTGATAGCACTATAAAAGTTTGGAAAATAGACGGTACGCTAATTAAAACAATTCCCGGACGTGGCGAACAAATCAGAGATGTAACATTTAGTCCTGATAAT contains:
- a CDS encoding eIF2A-related protein; protein product: MPRAVATSSLNQSKKAVVSKLWLLLVGVNQYHDKQLPSLRYSAVDCQVLAEALICATQEQFSQQEVNIFHDFAAELPILSHIRHSLQQITASAQHTDTILFYFSGHGMLQANTQQAYLCLADTQNDDLENTGLSVQELLQYLSNSGVQNQLIWLDACHSGGMTLRSLNSTPHLLDILQQRAAKIKGFYALLSCDTDQQSWEFPELGHGVFTYYLMRGLRGNAADNQGIISADGLYRYVYYQTLQYIDKINQQLRLINQQKRGKGDTELYSEYPLQTPKRIVEGIGEIIIGRMQAIAELIPPRKALVIEGIIGSQTALDFSKVLGQAGTFELEYLTHSATTTAQNIRETIKDFLRSQNQLKQYTSEAPATVLLYLRGRLEETPTGEAALVLFHDIWLSRSWLRQQLRRSCVTQQIIILDCPVRTHSLSLQDWVEDLQLSSDTGQCIIAAACPQNNPEIFAQALIATLKTASAPVGLSVAAWINQLQIHLAAQTPINPSIPLHIWLSGTQGVMEIIPSSNSAYNNQKPTILDLKICPYRGLRAFSEEDAQYFYGRESLTQQLISQLAHKSFLAVVGASGSGKSSVVQAGLIAQLRPGKQLPGSDSWLIKTIRPGVRPLEALARRLGEVKAGGVEEQHSPGEKIYLVPQSPLRGSPVAYGGNPQDRAGSPVPNPQSPILHLEAMLYQGVEGFVYWLRSRPEPMVVLVVDQFEELFTLAPSEDRQRFLELLLGAVEYASDKFKVVITVRADFISACLEVPALAHLLQQSNILVPPNLSDDDYRRVIVEPAEQVGLKVEAGLVEVLLRELNHSAGDLPLLEFVLEQLWEHRQAGELTLSAYQQQIGGIKGALERKAQEVYESLDSQAQECARWIFLSLTQLGEGTEDTRRRVLKSELVVKKYADDLIERTLLALTSAKLVVVNLEEESKVEAGQSRTSSSLSTPYYPLSLEGTPPSPITIEVAHEILIRHWSTLRWWLEENRSRLRSQRQIEQAAALWKHHHAQPDFLLQGIRLAEAEEIYIKYTDELSQDVQNFIAACLAARQQQQLEQKKRLRQAQRAVAIISILGIAATSFGGFAYVQKRAAQLREIAALNASSEALLLSNQQLEAIIASVKAGKELKQVFAPEKDVQIATVATFQQAIANTQEINRLQSHAQQVNAVSFSPDGKVLASASDDRTVKLWDIHGQLITTIAASQKRVTAIAVSRNGKYFAIANADYTIKLYAFDTSCLTLKSLQKCIQLIKTFPGHTNIVTDVVFSPDSKTIASSSLDKTIKIWRFDGSIINTWNAHNSWVNSIDFRPDGKIIVSGGEDNLVQLWQVTNGQLIKTLAGHKERITSVKFSPDSKILASASGDKTIKFWHTEGKFLKTIAAHNQQVNSINFSSDSKILVSAGADSTIKVWKIDGTLIKTIPGRGEQIRDVTFSPDNKFIASASNDKTVRIWQLNYQESKTSNVNSISFNPDGTTFASAGWDGNITIWQREKLARSSLSKIQTNQNIITTISYSHDGKTIATASADNTIKLWNSKTQQLIKTLTGHKDRVTSLSFHPDNQTIASGSADKTIKIWQINNGQLLRTLTGHNDEVISIDYSPDGQFLASGSADNTVKIWQTDGTLIKNLTGHGLAIASVKFSPDSQTLASASWDNTIKLWQVTDGKLINNLSAHTDGVTSLSFSPDGEILASGSADNTIKLWNLPHATLLKTLLGHPGKINTLAFSPDGKTLLSGGEDAGVMVWNLDLDDLMQQGCDRITDYLQHNSNVSAGDRPICQN